The following proteins are co-located in the Mus caroli chromosome 7, CAROLI_EIJ_v1.1, whole genome shotgun sequence genome:
- the LOC110298567 gene encoding olfactory receptor 13A1-like has translation MTMLSPNQTVVTEFVLEGFSEHPELRLFLTGCFLALYTVALMGNILIIALVTSSTGLHSPMYFFLCNLATMDIVCTSSVIPKALIGLVSEENTISFKGCMAQLFFLAWSASSELLLLTVMAYDRYVAICCPLHYSSRMSPQLCGVLAMSVWSVCALNASINTGLMTRLSFCGPKLITHFFCEIPPLLLLSCSPTYVNSVMTLVADAFYGGINFMLTLLSYGYIIASILRMRSAEGKRKAFSTCSSHLIVVSVYYSSVFCAYISPASSYSPERSKVSSVLYSVISPTLNPLIYTLRNKDVKLALGRCLPSFSH, from the coding sequence ATGACGATGTTGAGTCCCAACCAAACAGTAGTGACAGAGTTTGTGCTGGAAGGGTTCTCAGAGCACCCTGAACTAAGACTGTTCCTGACAGGCTGCTTCCTGGCCCTCTACACAGTGGCTTTAATGGGCAACATTTTGATCATTGCTTTGGTCACCTCCAGCACTGGGCTCCACAgtcccatgtactttttcctgtGTAACCTGGCTACCATGGATATTGTGTGCACCTCTTCTGTGATTCCCAAGGCTCTGATTGGCCTAGTGTCTGAGGAAAATACCATCTCCTTCAAAGGATGCATGGCCCAGCTCTTCTTTCTTGCGTGGTCTGCAtcctctgagctgctgctgctcacagttatggcctatgaccgctatgtagcCATCTGCTGTCCCCTCCACTACAGCTCTAGAATGAGTCCACAGCTATGTGGGGTACTGGCCATGAGTGTGTGGTCCGTCTGTGCACTAAATGCATCTATCAACACTGGTCTGATGACACGGCTGTCATTTTGTGGACCCAAGCTCATCACCCACTTCTTCTGTGAGATCCCCCCACTCCTCTTGCTCTCCTGTAGTCCTACATATGTGAATAGCGTTATGACTCTTGTGGCAGATGCCTTTTATGGAGGCATCAACTTCATGCTAACCCTGTTGTCCTATGGCtacatcattgccagcatcctGCGCATGCGTTCTGCTGAAGGCAAGAGGAAGGCCTTTTCTACCTGCTCATCCCACCTCATTGTGGTCTCTGTGTACTACTCATCTGTGTTCTGTGCCTATATCAGCCCTGCTTCCAGCTACAGTCCAGAAAGAAGCAAAGTTTCCTCAGTGCTGTACTCAGTCATCAGCCCAACCCTCAACCCCCTCATCTATACACTGAGGAACAAGGATGTCAAGCTTGCCTTGGGCAGATGCTTGCCATCTTTTTCCCATTAA
- the LOC110299087 gene encoding olfactory receptor 13A1-like, translating to MAPGNQSAITMFILQNFVDDPWIQDVLFCLLFALFVAAIAGNGLIIATIHSSPNLHTPMYFFLVNLALMDMICTVTVLPKVLQSLVAENSISYGGCLIQMFVFSWVLGSELLLFSAMAYDRYLAICRPLHYGTLMSGRVCVALATFVWFTGALNSLVLTCLVLPLSFCGSNLIAHFFCEIPSVLILSCSPTFINNVMTVIADMFLTGLNFLLTMTSYVFIISSILRIRSAEGKKRAFSTCSAHLVVVTLYYSTALYTYVRPALGTAGLLDKVIAIPYTTVTPSLNPLIYTLRNKEFKTSFKKLLFPH from the coding sequence ATGGCTCCTGGGAACCAGTCAGCTATAACCATGTTCATCCTGCAAAACTTCGTTGATGACCCCTGGATCCAGGAtgttctcttctgcctcctctttgccTTGTTTGTGGCAGCCATAGCTGGCAATGGCCTGATCATCGCGACCATCCACAGCAGTCCCAACctccacactcccatgtacttcttcctagTCAACCTTGCCCTGATGGATATGATCTGCACTGTGACTGTCTTGCCCAAAGTCCTGCAGAGCCTGGTGGCAGAGAACAGCATATCTTATGGGGGGTGCCTCATACAGATGTTTGTCTTCTCCTGGGTCCTGGGCTCTGagcttctgcttttctctgccatggcctatgaccgctaccTTGCAATCTGTCGGCCACTGCACTATGGTACCCTCATGAGTGGCAGGGTCTGTGTGGCCCTTGCAACCTTTGTGTGGTTCACTGGAGCTCTCAATTCCTTGGTGCTCACTTGTCTGGTGTTGCCACTGTCTTTCTGTGGTTCTAATCTCATTGCACACTTCTTCTGTGAGATCCCTTCTGTGTTGATACTGTCCTGTAGTCCCACTTTTATCAACAATGTCATGACTGTCATTGCAGACATGTTCCTGACAGGCCTGAACTTCTTGTTGACTATGACATCCTATGTCTTCATCATTTCCAGCATCCTGCGCATCCGCTCAGCTGAGGGCAAGAAGCGTGCCTTCTCCACCTGCTCTGCCCATCTGGTTGTGGTCACCCTTTATTACTCTACTGCTCTATATACTTATGTCCGTCCAGCCCTAGGAACTGCTGGGCTCCTGGACAAGGTCATTGCTATTCCGTACACCACTGTGACCCCATCTCTGAATCCCCTTATCTATACTTTGAGAAACAAGGAATTCAAAACATcctttaaaaaacttttatttcCCCATTGA